GGGATGTTTATGGATCAGGTGTCGATGATGCTCATCACGCTTCCGCTCTTTGTTCCGCTGGCGCTGTCGTTGGATTTCGACATGATCTGGTGGGGATTAATCATGCTTTTGATGCTTGAAGTTTCCTTCACAACACCGCCTTTTGGGCTGCTGCTCTTTGTGATGCACGGTGTGAGCCCGCCAGGAACGACATTGCCCGAAGTGGCAAAAGCGGCCCTGCCGTACATTCTATGTGTCTTCTTGCTGATCGGGTTGGTAATTATGTTCCCCCCTTTGGCTACCTTTATTCCCTCGCTGATGTAGGCACTTTGCCCGCTCTACAAAAAGGACAGATCAATGAGTTTTCGCGACAGACTTTCTTATGATGCCAAGGCTGGTACGTATTACGACGGCGATATGCGCTATATGTTCATTAAGCCAGAAGCGGTCATGGGGATCGTGTTAGAAATGCCGCCAGAGCAACGCCCTGCGGTGTTTGACGCGATGATCCGCTCGGTTTTTACAAACGGTGGAAAATCGGCACAAAGCTATAAAGATGCGGGGGCAGGGGCATCAGAATCCCTTCTTGCCGTGATCCGCGAAACCTCGGGCCAGTTGGGGTGGGGGGATTGGGATACGGTTTTGACAGAAAAGAGCCTCCGTGTGACGGTTCGGAATTCCCCCTTCGCCGCTGGATATGGCGATTCAGATGTGCCGGTTTGTGCGCTTATTGTTGGGATGTTGACGGCAGTTTCAGAAATGATTTTTGGGGCGGCGACACGCGTTACTGAAACAACATGCGCCGCGATGGGGGCTGATGAGTGTCGGTTTGAGGCGCGGGTCGCAAACGGATTTACGGAGTGATGCAGGCTTATCTGTCTTCTCTGCGCCCGGCGGGCATCTCAAAACGCATTCTCAATCCACACAAAAGTTTTCACACAAAAGGTACAACATGACATATTTGCGTAATGCTGTTGCGAAACGCGTTCCTTTGCGCGGGCCATTTGTGGCCCTTCCCACGCCGATGTCAGTTGAAATCGTAGCAGGGGCAAAGCCCGATTTTATCTGCATCGATACGGAGCATAGTCCAATTTCAGATGGGCTTTTGACAAATATGGTGCGCGCTGCTGATCTTGCCCGAATTCCGGCGCTTGTCCGTGTGCGCAGCAATCTACCACAGAAT
This Falsihalocynthiibacter arcticus DNA region includes the following protein-coding sequences:
- a CDS encoding V4R domain-containing protein, which gives rise to MSFRDRLSYDAKAGTYYDGDMRYMFIKPEAVMGIVLEMPPEQRPAVFDAMIRSVFTNGGKSAQSYKDAGAGASESLLAVIRETSGQLGWGDWDTVLTEKSLRVTVRNSPFAAGYGDSDVPVCALIVGMLTAVSEMIFGAATRVTETTCAAMGADECRFEARVANGFTE
- a CDS encoding TRAP transporter large permease subunit; translated protein: MVRWATSLEMGPTETLLVMALILLVLGMFMDQVSMMLITLPLFVPLALSLDFDMIWWGLIMLLMLEVSFTTPPFGLLLFVMHGVSPPGTTLPEVAKAALPYILCVFLLIGLVIMFPPLATFIPSLM